A genomic segment from Luteolibacter ambystomatis encodes:
- a CDS encoding prepilin-type N-terminal cleavage/methylation domain-containing protein has product MKTNTIIAKSKKGMTLLELTVVILVLLSLISILFIGARAWKKGSDRAGCLMNIRNVQQAIRSYGNMQALTPGATIPASKTATQVLIGSGLFMENAPTCPGNGTYAGLDGTTIPNVGSVLLTCNFADGPAHTPTNTGDW; this is encoded by the coding sequence ATGAAAACGAACACCATCATCGCGAAGAGCAAGAAGGGCATGACGCTGCTCGAATTGACCGTCGTCATCCTCGTCCTGCTCTCGCTCATCTCCATCCTCTTCATTGGTGCCCGCGCCTGGAAGAAGGGTTCCGACCGCGCCGGCTGCCTCATGAACATCCGCAATGTGCAGCAGGCCATCCGCTCCTACGGCAACATGCAGGCTCTGACCCCGGGTGCCACCATCCCGGCCAGCAAGACCGCCACGCAGGTGCTCATTGGTTCCGGCCTGTTCATGGAAAACGCCCCGACCTGCCCGGGCAATGGCACCTACGCCGGCCTCGATGGCACCACCATCCCGAACGTTGGTTCCGTGCTCCTGACCTGCAACTTCGCTGACGGTCCGGCCCACACCCCGACCAACACCGGCGACTGGTAA
- a CDS encoding type II secretion system protein yields the protein MQSRNSNRRPGMTLLEMTVVILVLLTLIGVLFIGARAWKKGSDRAACILNLRNFQQAVRSYANINALNPNSPAPGLRSQIVGFGKFMENEPVCPSGAGLYTAPDPDTIPDIGVVYLSCPNIAKAGSTDHFPVQHNDW from the coding sequence GTGCAATCCCGCAACTCCAACCGCCGCCCCGGCATGACGCTTCTAGAAATGACCGTCGTCATCCTGGTGCTGCTCACGCTCATCGGCGTGCTCTTCATCGGCGCCCGCGCCTGGAAGAAGGGCTCGGACCGCGCCGCGTGCATTCTCAATCTCCGCAATTTCCAACAGGCCGTCCGCTCCTACGCGAACATCAACGCTCTCAATCCCAACTCTCCCGCTCCAGGCCTGCGCAGCCAGATCGTCGGGTTTGGAAAATTCATGGAAAACGAGCCGGTCTGTCCGTCGGGAGCCGGGCTCTACACCGCTCCCGATCCGGATACGATCCCGGACATCGGAGTCGTCTATCTCAGCTGCCCGAACATCGCGAAGGCAGGCTCCACCGATCACTTTCCCGTCCAGCACAACGATTGGTGA
- a CDS encoding type IV pilus twitching motility protein PilT, producing the protein MSVPSAIPAPPPLPGLQNPALGTRFHNGMDGRFLLGTIFRVCKELRVSDIQMRAERPVYIHTNKGMEKLDFLGILSALNMDEILKELIRNRESGSHGFGEHEDLGDRVGDKIEDAMKNFAETKVADFSCDGIPMGDNGERSGRLRIQAHLSSSGLGVTCRILNDFIPELESLGIDPDTTETLRQGVLKRAGLCLVTGPTGSGKSTTLASLIDWLRRNHPKHIVTVEDPIEYQYPDDMPDPEYAGHRMPSPSIVTQQEVGRDVHSYRQGLKDVLRKAPHVILLGEIRDREAMETCMEAAQTGHLVLSTLHTTGAVKTLGRILEMYPRESHNAVLSRLSEILIFIHSQGLLNGVQRRVLTYEFLQNNDDAVASAIANYDGGARSLEDVIRRAGNIEWDGNLRRLRRQGLITDATYESARMNRSEAEIL; encoded by the coding sequence ATGTCCGTTCCTTCCGCCATTCCCGCGCCGCCGCCACTTCCCGGATTGCAGAATCCGGCGCTGGGCACGCGCTTTCACAACGGCATGGACGGCCGCTTCCTGCTCGGCACCATCTTCCGTGTCTGCAAGGAACTCCGCGTCTCGGACATCCAGATGCGCGCGGAACGCCCGGTGTACATCCACACCAACAAGGGCATGGAGAAGCTCGATTTCCTCGGCATCCTCTCCGCTCTCAACATGGATGAGATCCTCAAGGAACTCATCCGCAACCGCGAGAGCGGCAGCCACGGCTTCGGTGAGCATGAAGACCTCGGCGACCGCGTCGGCGATAAGATCGAGGACGCCATGAAGAATTTCGCCGAGACCAAGGTGGCGGACTTCTCCTGCGATGGCATCCCGATGGGTGACAATGGCGAACGCTCCGGCCGCCTGCGTATCCAAGCCCACCTCAGCTCCTCCGGTCTCGGCGTCACCTGCCGTATCCTCAACGATTTCATTCCCGAGCTCGAATCGCTCGGCATCGATCCGGACACCACCGAGACCCTGCGCCAGGGCGTGCTCAAGCGCGCGGGCCTTTGTCTCGTAACCGGCCCCACCGGCTCCGGCAAGTCCACCACCCTTGCCTCGCTGATCGACTGGCTGCGCCGCAATCATCCGAAGCATATCGTCACGGTGGAGGATCCGATCGAGTATCAGTATCCCGATGACATGCCGGACCCGGAATACGCCGGCCACCGCATGCCATCCCCCTCCATCGTCACCCAGCAGGAAGTCGGACGCGATGTCCACTCCTACCGCCAGGGCCTCAAGGACGTGCTGCGCAAGGCCCCGCACGTGATCCTTCTGGGGGAAATCCGCGATCGCGAGGCGATGGAGACCTGCATGGAAGCCGCGCAGACCGGTCACCTGGTGCTCTCCACCCTTCACACCACCGGCGCGGTCAAGACCCTCGGCCGTATTCTCGAAATGTATCCGCGCGAGAGCCACAATGCGGTGCTCAGCCGGCTTTCCGAAATCCTCATCTTCATCCACTCGCAAGGTCTGCTCAACGGCGTGCAACGCCGCGTGCTCACCTACGAATTCCTCCAGAACAATGACGATGCGGTCGCCAGCGCGATCGCGAACTACGACGGCGGCGCGCGTTCCCTCGAGGACGTGATCCGCCGTGCCGGCAACATCGAATGGGACGGAAACCTCCGCCGCCTCCGCCGACAAGGCCTCATCACGGACGCCACCTATGAGAGCGCCCGGATGAACCGCTCGGAAGCCGAGATTCTCTGA
- a CDS encoding ATP-binding cassette domain-containing protein yields MTCKNTTPLIRLGAGLEIGYAQPLARSEREISLAGGTHFLLARNGRGKTTLLRTLAKTLKRLGGEFETSGFTQYLPEDLRFDAEIPVSAIFRAMLPKAAVKPALELAERIELDTSKQYGRLSTGNRRKAGLILAEFSVVPDQANILLLDEPFSGLDAYARETFEELWHGSRGHVLRLVSCHPDYDSMPMPSAVVIEHGHISHLTGSDQTWSSLKARLN; encoded by the coding sequence ATGACGTGCAAAAACACCACGCCCTTGATCCGCTTGGGAGCCGGTCTTGAGATCGGCTACGCCCAGCCGCTTGCACGGAGTGAACGGGAAATCTCCCTTGCCGGAGGCACGCATTTTCTTCTCGCGCGCAACGGCCGCGGCAAGACCACCCTGCTCCGCACGCTGGCCAAAACGCTCAAGCGTCTCGGTGGGGAATTCGAAACCAGTGGTTTCACCCAATATCTCCCGGAAGACCTCCGCTTCGATGCCGAGATCCCGGTTAGCGCCATTTTCCGCGCGATGCTCCCGAAGGCGGCGGTAAAGCCCGCCCTTGAGCTCGCCGAGCGCATCGAGCTCGACACCAGCAAGCAGTATGGCCGCCTTTCCACCGGCAACCGTCGCAAGGCCGGCCTGATTCTCGCCGAGTTTTCCGTAGTCCCGGATCAGGCGAACATCCTGTTGCTCGATGAGCCTTTCAGCGGATTGGACGCCTACGCGCGCGAAACCTTCGAGGAGCTGTGGCACGGCAGCCGCGGGCACGTCCTGCGGCTGGTGAGTTGTCATCCGGACTACGACTCGATGCCGATGCCCAGCGCGGTCGTCATCGAGCACGGCCACATCTCGCACCTCACCGGTTCCGACCAAACCTGGAGCAGCCTCAAGGCCCGATTGAACTGA
- the purM gene encoding phosphoribosylformylglycinamidine cyclo-ligase, which yields MAGKLTYQQAGVDTRKAAALVGDIKTHVARTQANRKLFGAFGLFAACYDLSSYQEPVMMTGCDGVGTKLELLLEHDLLETAGKDLVAMSVNDILTTGGDPLLFLDYIGIAALNEEKITRLIGGMADYLEACNCILAGGETAEMPGIVPVDVIELSGFCIGCAEKSDLIDPTTVKVGDVLIGYASDSIHANGWSLVRRVLKDHAPDVTEEELAAWLQPTRLYHDVVNDLKASGVKPKAMSHITGGGLPENLERLFVGMGADLEIPKWELPGIDKLLAHVDAEDRFHTFNMGIGWVAIVAESDVETALKAGPGGTIIGRMVDAEGVRVKVRGE from the coding sequence ATGGCGGGCAAGCTCACGTATCAACAGGCAGGAGTGGACACGCGCAAGGCGGCCGCTCTGGTAGGGGACATCAAGACTCACGTGGCTCGCACCCAGGCGAACCGCAAGCTGTTCGGCGCGTTCGGACTGTTCGCGGCCTGCTACGACCTCAGCTCTTATCAAGAGCCGGTGATGATGACCGGATGTGACGGTGTCGGCACCAAGCTGGAGCTGCTGCTGGAGCACGATCTTCTCGAAACCGCCGGCAAGGATTTGGTGGCGATGAGCGTGAACGACATTCTCACCACCGGTGGCGACCCGCTGTTGTTCCTCGACTACATCGGCATTGCCGCACTCAACGAGGAGAAGATCACCCGCCTGATCGGCGGCATGGCCGATTACCTTGAGGCCTGTAATTGCATCCTGGCCGGTGGCGAAACCGCCGAGATGCCGGGCATCGTCCCCGTGGATGTGATCGAACTTTCCGGTTTCTGTATCGGTTGTGCGGAGAAATCCGACCTCATCGACCCGACCACCGTGAAGGTGGGGGACGTGCTGATCGGCTACGCCTCCGACAGCATCCATGCCAATGGCTGGTCGCTGGTGCGCCGGGTCCTGAAGGACCACGCTCCGGACGTGACGGAGGAAGAACTCGCGGCGTGGCTGCAGCCCACCCGCCTTTACCACGATGTGGTCAACGACCTGAAAGCCTCCGGCGTGAAGCCCAAGGCCATGTCCCACATCACCGGCGGCGGACTGCCGGAAAACCTCGAGCGCCTCTTCGTGGGAATGGGCGCCGATCTGGAGATCCCGAAGTGGGAGCTCCCGGGCATCGACAAGCTCCTCGCACACGTGGACGCGGAAGACCGCTTCCACACCTTCAACATGGGCATCGGCTGGGTCGCCATTGTTGCCGAATCCGACGTGGAAACCGCCCTCAAGGCGGGCCCCGGCGGAACAATTATCGGTCGCATGGTTGACGCGGAAGGAGTCCGTGTAAAGGTGCGGGGCGAGTGA